The following are encoded together in the Cervus elaphus chromosome 23, mCerEla1.1, whole genome shotgun sequence genome:
- the TFAP2C gene encoding transcription factor AP-2 gamma isoform X2, with protein sequence MATRPFRIKSDSPGARERAQDRHDASSNGNPRLPHLSSAGQHLYSPAPPLSHTGVAEYQPPPYFPPPYQQLAYSQSADPYSHLGEAYAAAINPLHQPAPTGSQQQAWPGRQSQEGAGLPSHHGRPAGLLPHLSGLDGGAVSARREAYRRSDLLLPHSHALDAAGLAENLGLHDMAHPMEDVQNVDDQHLLLHDQTVIRKGPISMTKNPLSLPCQKELVGAVMNPSEVFCSVPGRLSLLSSTSKYKVTVAEVQRRLSPPECLNASLLGGVLRRAKSKNGGRSLREKLDKIGLNLPAGRRKAAHVTLLTSLVEGEAVHLARDFAYVCEAEFPSKSVAEYLTRPHLGGRNEIATRKNMLLAAQQVCKEFTDLLNQDRTPNGNNRPTPVLETNIQNCLSHFSLITHGFGSQAICAAVSAVQNYIKEALIVIDKSYMNPGDQSPADSSKTLEKLEKHRK encoded by the exons ATGGCGACACGTCCTTTCAGAATTAAGTCGGACAGCCCTGGGGCCAGGGAACGTGCACAG GATCGCCACGACGCGAGCAGCAATGGGAACCCGCGCCTGCCTCACCTCTCCTCTGCCGGGCAGCATCTCTACAGCCCCGCGCCGCCCCTCTCTCATACCGGAGTCGCCGAATACCAGCCGCCCCCCTACTTTCCGCCTCCCTACCAGCAGCTGGCTTACTCTCAGTCGGCCGACCCCTACTCGCACCTTGGAGAGGCGTACGCCGCTGCCATCAATCCCTTGCACCAGCCCGCGCCCAccggcagccagcagcaggccTGGCCGGGCCGCCAGAGCCAGGAGGGGGCCGGCCTGCCCTCGCACCACGGGCGCCCGGCCGGCCTGTTGCCCCATCTCTCCGGACTGGATGGCGGCGCGGTGAGCGCACGCAGGGAGGCCTACCGACGCTCGGACCTGCTACTGCCCCACTCGCACGCCCTGGACGCCGCGGGCCTGGCCGAGAACCTGGGGCTCCACGACATGGCACACCCGATGGAGGACGTGCAG AATGTGGACGACCAGCACCTACTTCTGCATGATCAGACAGTTATTCGCAAAG GTCCTATTTCCATGACCAAGAACCCCCTGAGTCTCCCTTGTCAGAAGGAGCTGGTGGGGGCTGTGATGAATCCCAGCGAGGTCTTCTGCTCAGTCCCTGGAAGACTGTCCCTCCTCAGCTCTACATCTAAATACAAAGTGACAGTTGCTGAAGTCCAGAGGCGGCTGTCCCCGCCTGAGTGCTTAAATGCCTCATTACTGGGAGGTGTTCTCAGAAG aGCCAAGTCTAAAAATGGTGGCCGGTCCTTGCGGGAGAAGTTGGATAAGATTGGGTTGAATCTTCCAGCCGGGAGACGGAAAGCGGCTCACGTCACCCTCCTGACGTCTCTTGTGGAAG GTGAGGCAGTTCATTTGGCTCGGGACTTTGCCTATGTCTGTGAAGCAGAATTTCCTAGTAAATCTGTGGCTGAGTATTTAACCAGACCTCATCTCGGTGGGCGGAATGAGATAGCAACTAGGAAGAACATGCTGTTGGCCGCACA GCAAGTGTGTAAAGAATTTACAGATCTTCTCAATCAAGACCGAACTCCCAACGGGAACAACCGACCCACCCCAGTCCTGGAGACCAACATTCAGAACTGCTTGTCTCATTTCAGCCTGATTACCCATGGGTTTGGCAGCCAGGCCATCTGTGCTGCAGTGTCTGCCGTGCAGAACTACATAAAAGAGGCCCTGATAGTCATAGACAAATCCTACATGAATCCCGGAGACCAGAGTCCAGCCGATTCTAGCAAAACCCTGGAGAAGTTGGAGAAGCACAGGAAGTAA
- the TFAP2C gene encoding transcription factor AP-2 gamma isoform X3 has translation MLWKITDNVKYEEDCEDRHDASSNGNPRLPHLSSAGQHLYSPAPPLSHTGVAEYQPPPYFPPPYQQLAYSQSADPYSHLGEAYAAAINPLHQPAPTGSQQQAWPGRQSQEGAGLPSHHGRPAGLLPHLSGLDGGAVSARREAYRRSDLLLPHSHALDAAGLAENLGLHDMAHPMEDVQNVDDQHLLLHDQTVIRKGPISMTKNPLSLPCQKELVGAVMNPSEVFCSVPGRLSLLSSTSKYKVTVAEVQRRLSPPECLNASLLGGVLRRAKSKNGGRSLREKLDKIGLNLPAGRRKAAHVTLLTSLVEGEAVHLARDFAYVCEAEFPSKSVAEYLTRPHLGGRNEIATRKNMLLAAQQVCKEFTDLLNQDRTPNGNNRPTPVLETNIQNCLSHFSLITHGFGSQAICAAVSAVQNYIKEALIVIDKSYMNPGDQSPADSSKTLEKLEKHRK, from the exons ATGTTGTGGAAAATAACCGATAATGTCAAGTATGAAGAGGACTGCGAG GATCGCCACGACGCGAGCAGCAATGGGAACCCGCGCCTGCCTCACCTCTCCTCTGCCGGGCAGCATCTCTACAGCCCCGCGCCGCCCCTCTCTCATACCGGAGTCGCCGAATACCAGCCGCCCCCCTACTTTCCGCCTCCCTACCAGCAGCTGGCTTACTCTCAGTCGGCCGACCCCTACTCGCACCTTGGAGAGGCGTACGCCGCTGCCATCAATCCCTTGCACCAGCCCGCGCCCAccggcagccagcagcaggccTGGCCGGGCCGCCAGAGCCAGGAGGGGGCCGGCCTGCCCTCGCACCACGGGCGCCCGGCCGGCCTGTTGCCCCATCTCTCCGGACTGGATGGCGGCGCGGTGAGCGCACGCAGGGAGGCCTACCGACGCTCGGACCTGCTACTGCCCCACTCGCACGCCCTGGACGCCGCGGGCCTGGCCGAGAACCTGGGGCTCCACGACATGGCACACCCGATGGAGGACGTGCAG AATGTGGACGACCAGCACCTACTTCTGCATGATCAGACAGTTATTCGCAAAG GTCCTATTTCCATGACCAAGAACCCCCTGAGTCTCCCTTGTCAGAAGGAGCTGGTGGGGGCTGTGATGAATCCCAGCGAGGTCTTCTGCTCAGTCCCTGGAAGACTGTCCCTCCTCAGCTCTACATCTAAATACAAAGTGACAGTTGCTGAAGTCCAGAGGCGGCTGTCCCCGCCTGAGTGCTTAAATGCCTCATTACTGGGAGGTGTTCTCAGAAG aGCCAAGTCTAAAAATGGTGGCCGGTCCTTGCGGGAGAAGTTGGATAAGATTGGGTTGAATCTTCCAGCCGGGAGACGGAAAGCGGCTCACGTCACCCTCCTGACGTCTCTTGTGGAAG GTGAGGCAGTTCATTTGGCTCGGGACTTTGCCTATGTCTGTGAAGCAGAATTTCCTAGTAAATCTGTGGCTGAGTATTTAACCAGACCTCATCTCGGTGGGCGGAATGAGATAGCAACTAGGAAGAACATGCTGTTGGCCGCACA GCAAGTGTGTAAAGAATTTACAGATCTTCTCAATCAAGACCGAACTCCCAACGGGAACAACCGACCCACCCCAGTCCTGGAGACCAACATTCAGAACTGCTTGTCTCATTTCAGCCTGATTACCCATGGGTTTGGCAGCCAGGCCATCTGTGCTGCAGTGTCTGCCGTGCAGAACTACATAAAAGAGGCCCTGATAGTCATAGACAAATCCTACATGAATCCCGGAGACCAGAGTCCAGCCGATTCTAGCAAAACCCTGGAGAAGTTGGAGAAGCACAGGAAGTAA
- the TFAP2C gene encoding transcription factor AP-2 gamma isoform X1 — protein MCGLVGDRALRSVQTFSQDPCLSFSRLKTWDEDWEPPIASGDRAPRPSPPGPGGTFPQDRHDASSNGNPRLPHLSSAGQHLYSPAPPLSHTGVAEYQPPPYFPPPYQQLAYSQSADPYSHLGEAYAAAINPLHQPAPTGSQQQAWPGRQSQEGAGLPSHHGRPAGLLPHLSGLDGGAVSARREAYRRSDLLLPHSHALDAAGLAENLGLHDMAHPMEDVQNVDDQHLLLHDQTVIRKGPISMTKNPLSLPCQKELVGAVMNPSEVFCSVPGRLSLLSSTSKYKVTVAEVQRRLSPPECLNASLLGGVLRRAKSKNGGRSLREKLDKIGLNLPAGRRKAAHVTLLTSLVEGEAVHLARDFAYVCEAEFPSKSVAEYLTRPHLGGRNEIATRKNMLLAAQQVCKEFTDLLNQDRTPNGNNRPTPVLETNIQNCLSHFSLITHGFGSQAICAAVSAVQNYIKEALIVIDKSYMNPGDQSPADSSKTLEKLEKHRK, from the exons ATGTGCGGACTTGTGGGCGATCGCGCTCTGCGCAGCGTGCAGACCTTCTCCCAGGATCCCTGCCTCAGCTTCTCCCGCCTCAAGACCTGGGATGAGGACTGGGAGCCCCCGATAGCCTCGGGCGACAGAGCGCCCAGACCTTCGCCGCCGGGCCCCGGGGGCACCTTCCCCCAG GATCGCCACGACGCGAGCAGCAATGGGAACCCGCGCCTGCCTCACCTCTCCTCTGCCGGGCAGCATCTCTACAGCCCCGCGCCGCCCCTCTCTCATACCGGAGTCGCCGAATACCAGCCGCCCCCCTACTTTCCGCCTCCCTACCAGCAGCTGGCTTACTCTCAGTCGGCCGACCCCTACTCGCACCTTGGAGAGGCGTACGCCGCTGCCATCAATCCCTTGCACCAGCCCGCGCCCAccggcagccagcagcaggccTGGCCGGGCCGCCAGAGCCAGGAGGGGGCCGGCCTGCCCTCGCACCACGGGCGCCCGGCCGGCCTGTTGCCCCATCTCTCCGGACTGGATGGCGGCGCGGTGAGCGCACGCAGGGAGGCCTACCGACGCTCGGACCTGCTACTGCCCCACTCGCACGCCCTGGACGCCGCGGGCCTGGCCGAGAACCTGGGGCTCCACGACATGGCACACCCGATGGAGGACGTGCAG AATGTGGACGACCAGCACCTACTTCTGCATGATCAGACAGTTATTCGCAAAG GTCCTATTTCCATGACCAAGAACCCCCTGAGTCTCCCTTGTCAGAAGGAGCTGGTGGGGGCTGTGATGAATCCCAGCGAGGTCTTCTGCTCAGTCCCTGGAAGACTGTCCCTCCTCAGCTCTACATCTAAATACAAAGTGACAGTTGCTGAAGTCCAGAGGCGGCTGTCCCCGCCTGAGTGCTTAAATGCCTCATTACTGGGAGGTGTTCTCAGAAG aGCCAAGTCTAAAAATGGTGGCCGGTCCTTGCGGGAGAAGTTGGATAAGATTGGGTTGAATCTTCCAGCCGGGAGACGGAAAGCGGCTCACGTCACCCTCCTGACGTCTCTTGTGGAAG GTGAGGCAGTTCATTTGGCTCGGGACTTTGCCTATGTCTGTGAAGCAGAATTTCCTAGTAAATCTGTGGCTGAGTATTTAACCAGACCTCATCTCGGTGGGCGGAATGAGATAGCAACTAGGAAGAACATGCTGTTGGCCGCACA GCAAGTGTGTAAAGAATTTACAGATCTTCTCAATCAAGACCGAACTCCCAACGGGAACAACCGACCCACCCCAGTCCTGGAGACCAACATTCAGAACTGCTTGTCTCATTTCAGCCTGATTACCCATGGGTTTGGCAGCCAGGCCATCTGTGCTGCAGTGTCTGCCGTGCAGAACTACATAAAAGAGGCCCTGATAGTCATAGACAAATCCTACATGAATCCCGGAGACCAGAGTCCAGCCGATTCTAGCAAAACCCTGGAGAAGTTGGAGAAGCACAGGAAGTAA